In Tachysurus fulvidraco isolate hzauxx_2018 chromosome 9, HZAU_PFXX_2.0, whole genome shotgun sequence, the sequence GCCTCTTTCTCTTATTGCTGTTTGCATTGTGTGCTGAAAAAAGCCTTTCTATTGCTGCCAAGGCTGCATTTGCTTTTGCTACCCTTTTATTAGGTCCACATCCTCTGAACCTCAGTCCATCCACCTCCACCTGGAATAGAACAAAGAAATAGACGTTGTACAAGAACAGCATTTCAGAGTGAATCTAAGAAGATTAAGATCTCCCTTTGAGATCTGGATGAGTTATGAGTAACCTGAAtctgaaaatgaaaattatgtTTACACTGCTTATATTACCAGACCAGGCAACCTTTACAGATTTTGGTAGGAGCTCCACAAGTTAATATAGGAGGTATAGGTATAGGTTTTAGTTTTTTCCTGGGAGTTGAGACATTAACATTCAACATCTTAAACGTTTTATGCAAGTGATCACAAGTCTCTGATATTAATTGACATTGCCTGCAAGCCCTGACCCTGACTCATGAGGTTAATCGTAGTTATCCATAAATATTTGTTAAGGATGCCACCAAATATTTGCTTAAATTAAGGTTAACAATTTAGCctaatagaatagaagcctttactTAGTCAcctatacattacagcacagtgaaattctttgttCACATatcccaaacaaaacaaaaaaaaaaaatatatatatatatatatatatatatatatatatattattttatttatttattttggaatttACAAAATACAGCAGAAAAGGCAGCCTAATTCATTCAAGTCCTATAGCTTTCACACACCAAGCTGATGGACTCAGATTTCAGTATAATAAATGTCTGTGAAACAATATTTTGCCTTAACAAACATAATATTAAAATCAATCGAATATATTTCATTGTGTTTACACTGCactaaggcaaaaaaaaacctgtagaaAACCTCACCTCAATAATGAAGCGTTGTTGTTGGTTCTCTCCATTTTCAGTGATGAGGTTATACGATAAGCCTCTCCTTTTCTCATTTAACTCCATCACAGGGTTTTTGCCCCTGGCTGTGAGAACGGGGCCCTGAACCTTAACCTGAAACCGAAAGAAACCTTAGAACACTCCTGATATACTATAAACAACTTAACACCCTTCTCAGTACATGTGAGCTCTGTTAACAAAAGACATTACAATGTCACAATATATTCAGTTCATACATTTGAATGTTCATTTAATATACTGGACAATACCAAAATGAACAGTTTGATAAGGATAACGATCTGACTGAATTATTATACACTAAATTATCCACCTTGTATAAACTGGTCCAACCATGCTGCCTTAAGTAAAGTGTATACACATAATTCTCCCTATTAATAGAATCTCTTTTTACCTTGGTTGATGAAGAGCCATGTGTGGCTTTATTACCGGAGCTTTTGCAAAGGGTTTCCACTTTTCCCTTACAGTCTGATTTGCCATCAGATGTTAATAAGCCTGCAGCAGTCCCTGAGACTAAACAATATTACAAGGACTGTTAAGGAGATATTTTATGGACAGTTTAAACCATTATCTTTACTGGGTTCAGAAAGTAAGATCAACAACAAATATCACTAAGCTTACCAATCTTTTTGCATTTAGGTTCGTCCGCAGTTACATCTACCTGGAGTCTTTTCTGAGATGTCCCTGCTGAACAGAAAATCCAATTTCAAACACATCTACAAAGAATATGTTAAAGATGATATACTAATCCAAGCAAAACACCAACCTTCTCCATCTGGTAATTTTGGTGCAAGTTTGGCTGTAGGAAGAGGATCCACCTCTAGGAACCTGTGAATCTGTCCGAAAGCTAGAAGCCTTAGCGCATGctaaaaatgtacagaaaattaggggtttctgttgttgtttgaaacatttcatttaatttttccACATGACGTTTTTGTCCAAATAAAAGAGTTTTAACCTGTGCAGTGAACGTAAGAAGTCCAGCCTGATCATTTGTCATAGCTGACAAAGTGTCTACCTCTTCTTTCTCACAAGGATCATGTAGGCCAGGTCCACCTGAAGGGAAAAGAACCTGAATATATAGTTATTCATTCAATTAATGATACACCACCCCCTGATAATGACTAGCTAGCAGTTTTAGGGAACTTACCTGGCAGGAAGATGCCTGAGGAAATACACTCCAAGACCCGTCTGAGAGTCTCACTCGGCCCAAGAGGCCTGTAACTTGTGGCAAAGGCTTTTTCACATATTAGCTCAACTGGCTGGATAGACACAGTATGTAGAGTcacaaaaaacaatataatcatATTAAAGGATGAACTATGAGGATCCTAATGCATCATTGACACATAAAGTGACCATCAGCTACAAAGTGACAgaagatcattcattcattttcagtgatAGCGGACAAAAGGTGACATGAGTGTACAGTGAGCACTGGCGACTAGGCGCGGGGGCATCCAGCGGCATGACAGATTGAGAAAAATCCATGCAAATATGGAGTAACTTGGAAAAGCTACTGTACTACCAATGAATGTTGAAGACAGTAAATCCTTGGCAAAGAGCGCAcactgttatattttatataaatgccTAAAGCTGCTAGTTGCACCATCCACTGATAAATcttattaccatggcaaccagtagtaggaacACCTGTTGGTAACTTCAAGGTACAGTGACTGATGGCTGGATGTGCAAATGTAGCATAATACTGAATCCTTAGACTTTTCACAACAGCAAccaaaaacaaatactttgCATATTGttaactccgtccagggtgtatcctgccttgatgcctgatgacgcctgagataggcacaggctccccgtgacccgaggtagttcggataaagcggtagaaaatgagtgagtgagtgagtgcatagTGTTATTAAAAACTCATTTCATATTGTGTCAATCATCTGGTTCTTGACAAGATCAACGACATATTAATGACCGATTCAACTGTCACTCAACTCACCCATCCTTTAAGAGGTGCCCAGACAGGCCTTGTATTGCATATATCCCTGAGGATCCGCAAAACTATGAGACAGGATCTCTTCCCACTCACTCTGACCTGAGGAAGTCAGACCACAtgttagccaaaaaaaaaaattatatacaaaatatgGAACAACAGCAAAAAGATGTCATGCAATTCAAAAGCGTAAAGCAAGAAGGAAAGGTGAGTGCCGGAATAAAGGTAAAGAGTGTTTCAGTCAGTTTGGGTCATTCAGAGGTGGAATGAAAGTTGTCTGATTTTGGAAGCCTGAAAGGACagtcttggatttttttttttaaatatcaaattGTTTCAAGCTGTGAATTGATTCTTGTATTTATCCATGTCAAAAGGCTACAACAACCAAATAGTGCAAACTGATGGCCAACCTGGAACCATTTGGCATGGCGCAGAGAGGCCAGAGCAAGCAGGCATCTCTGCTGGTCCAGCAGATCAGACGGATCTTTCACTTTTGTGTTTTCCACTGGTGAGAAGAACagaacaggacacacaacaGATTCGCCATGAGCTTTTCTGTCAGGATGCACTGGCAGAAAAGTGCAATACTACAGTTAGGATCCCACTGATCTGACCGAGTTAAAACATGGTGTAGTAGTTATttcatgcacaaaaaaaaaaaaaaaaacagatttgctGTCATTTTTGCCAACTCAAGATGCAGATCAGAGGCTTGCCCAGTGAGCAGACCAAATGTGTTAAAATAGGCAAGAACTAAAAATACTAGCATGAGCGGTGGACCAGAAGCCAGGAAGCTGAACACCACAACCACAATGAAGTTTATACTGCAGCCACATTTCTGTTGAGGTGATGGAAATTCGGCTATTTGATTCTTGTCATTTGTGTTTCACTGCATGCTGgtatttttgtcacatttggTCATGTTTATGTCATCCCAGGAAACTATCCTGAGAGAACAAATATTCTAACAAGCCCAACTGTTGGGAGCTCATTATTATAAGCTGTAATAATTGCAACAATACAAGGCTAGTTCATATCACTAGTGCcgtcataaaataaaaaggatctGTGCTAcattcgcaaaaaaaaaaaaaaaaaagattagcaaGGACCGGGGTGGGAGGTGGGGGTCAATGGAGTAAATCCTTCTGAAAACTTGTTAAGAGTCAATTGCATGGTGCAATATGAGggtgagaggaagaaaaaatgaGGAATGAAGGAAGCCTGGATCCCAGGGCTTCCCGACAACAACACACCAGCTGCTGTGTCAAAAGAAACAAGAATCCGGTAGCACCAGGCACGACGCCAAGACAACTCGGATGTCGAGTTGACTCATCAAGAAGCTAGATCAGCCTTGGTGAATCAATACGTACAACTGCATAATAACTAGATCAGCGAATAATGATTTCTGTAGAATGTACCCTTTCTGATCCTTTTTATCAAGGCTGCTTGGATTCAGTTACATGGATACAGTGACTGTTACCTTGGTTTTTTTCCAGCTCCTGGTTTTTCATCTGCATTGAAGTAAGGATGACCCTCAAAGGCAGATCAGGTCTGCTGCATTTGAACACTAGAATAGCTGCCTCTGGAATGCAGGGCTGCACTGTGTGCTTATCCTCTGACAGTTTCTgcaaaggaggagagagaagactCAGCGCATATATTTTACcaaaattttacaaaaaagttAGCTCCTGTAGGAAGACATTTgtttacagtgtatgtgtgtactcaCAAGCCTATGGTAGCCTATGCCTATGGTATTACCTAAAACAGTGATGTTGTTTAATCAAACCTAATACATATGGGTTGTTTTGCACTTAGACTCGTTTTCTGCTGCTTAACTACATCCACTGGAGAGGAGCTGATAGCTAATTACATTCCTGTAGCAAGTTGCATCACTGAAGCATTTCAGGCAGGTTGGTTATTTTGAGAAAGGGCAATGCACCAGCAGCAGTTTCAGTTCAGTTCTTTAAGAAACAAGAGCTTGCAGAAGTCTCAGTGGAAATGCTCTAAATAAAACTAGCAAACCTTCATCTGCAGTGGCAGGTTGGTGCAGATTGTAAGGAGCAGATTTTCCGTAGGCTTTTCTCGGCACAGCAAAACCAGCTCTAAGTCCATCAGACCCTTGATAAGGAGGCCTTTAGCTACAGAGCCAACACGCATGATGCCAACCAGTGGGCCTCCAGACCTAAACAAAAACTTGCAAATTAAAAGATCTCAAAACAACAAACGTTGGTAATTAATACAAATAACCATCTGAAATGgttcaaataaatattcaaaacatGAGCTGAAATCTAGAGAAACTAACTTTGGGTTGGGTTCTGCAGATTCATTAGGTAAGAAAGCATTGGCCTTTGAGGAATTGATTAGCCAATCGGAAACATACTTTAGTCCCCCCTCCACTACTGACACCAGAGACTGTACAGCCTCTAGCTCTTCAGCTGATGGGTACACAGCGGCATGTTTGGTCATCACATAACGATCATCGTTAGCCAACGACTCAGGAGAGCACTACGCAACACACATACAATGtgacattataataaataaacagcatcacaaataaatgaaacacacacaaacacacacacacaaagatgatCAGTTTAACTTACATCAGAGCTCTCCATCATCATTGATTAAGCAATGTTGATCAGTGTAGCACAAGACAAGCCAAAGTCTTCATTTATCAACCGTTCACATCAACATCAATCCACCCTTGTGTGTTTCTGATCCCATCAGAGAATTGCAAGCCCAATCTGAGAATAATGATCAAATCTGTACATGCACATCAAAATGGTTAGCAGGGAGAAAGCCACAGGAGTGTTAAGGAATAGCTGAATTGTAGTTGAAAACATTTTCTGAATTACTGCTACTCATCCTACACTGTGGACATGGCGGGACTAATTTTGAGAAGTCAGTTTCAGAAAGTTATGTTTTATGCAGACGATCAGGACCTCGAGTAGGAAAAAAAGCTGCCACTCATCTGTTAAGATGCAGATATGAGGAAAAGTTTACATGCACAATTTCCTTTTTATTGCTGAATCAAACATCATAGAATCGATTGTTGATATACATACAGTTGGttcataaaaacattttctcagGGCTACGATTTAGATAAAATATTCAATTTACAATTAATTTCAGTTCAATCTTGTTCTTTAACATAAGCCTATTATTATGGTTGTATGTCAACACGATGTGTTCTTATGTCAACACGATCAGTTAAGTTATAGGTTAAGAATTGTGGTCCTCAGTAGAAATCGATCCAGGTTACaaccaaaatacaaaacagtaaAGCAATTAGAAATTCTTAATAATTTATTGACCAAAATATTCTGGTAAATCATGAACTTGGGAAGAGAAACAAAGTCCAGATTGAGCTGGGCCAAGCTGGATATGATAAAGAGGAGTATTCTTATAAATCTAATAGGTAAACATTTAGTATTAACCTGGGGAAAGGTGAGTACACATCATAGTGTCATGAAGGAGCTTTTGTGCTTCCATACAGTATAATGGTCCATCAGTTGCTTAtgagtttgttgttgttgctttaaAAGAGATTTACATAAATCATACgtttaagcaaaaaaaagtttaggTTTTTTGaagcttttttgtgtgttgtcctTGCTGTTCTTTATTATCTAAGTAAATGCACACACTAGCGTGGTTACAAACGCAAAAGCAGGAACTTGGCGATTGCGCAAACGTGCGCATTTCAATCCTGACCAAGTTGAACGGCAGCACAAGCGTTTAGTAATACGTTGATGAAATGGTGCAGCGTTGACTCACAGCCATCGACAGGACTTGACAACTCGACTTCCGAACCGCGAAGAAACTACAGCAGTGTGAGGTGCATTAATCCTGATCGGTAGCTCTGAGAAACGCTTACCTGCTAGAGACAAACATGAACCCCGCAAAATGCCTTCTGTGCGGTACTTGATGTCGGCGTGGATAATATGATAAAAATCCTCGGCTACATGCTGATGGCAGGCtagtgcagcagtgtgtgtgtgtgtgtgtgtgtgtgtgtgtgtgtgtgtgtgtgtgtgtgtgtgtgtgtgtgtgagagagagagagagagagagagagagagagagagagagagaatgcgtgtgtgtgtgtgagagagagagagagaaagagagaaagagagagagagagaatgcgtgtgtgtgtgtgagagagagagagagagagagagatagagagaatgcgagtgtgtgtgtgagagagagaaagagaatgcgtgtgtgtgtgagagagagagagatagagagagaatgcgagtgtgtgtgtgtgtgtgagagagagagcgagaaagagatagagagaatgcgagtgtgtgtgtgtgagagagagaaagagaatgcgtgtgtgtgtgtgagagagagagagggaggcggGGGGCGAGGATGAGATGAGCTGTATGTGCGCGCGAGTAGCTGATAATACCGCAGCCGCAGCGAGTGCATTCGCACAGCAGCAAGTTTCACGTGTCGCAGCTTGGTGTGTAATACGAGTCCTACTAGTACAAAGGACTCAAATAAATGACTTAAGTTTAGTGATGGGAACGCAGTGTTTTCTACTAATTTCTCAAAGAATGCCTTCCACCACCTAGACCACCCCCTGTCATCACTCTGTAGTGTATATCAGTATGATGCAGATGTACAGAGAGTGGTGTCTCAGTTTCCACACAAAAAAAGCTGATCAAAACGAGTAAGTCTAATGGCCTACTGAATATAGCTCTGCTCATGCATTTTTAAATCCCTTTCCCGGTGGTGAGACATCCAGTGAGGATTGATTTCACTTCAAGAACAAGTGGAGAAGAGCATAAAGTCAGAATTGGAAAGGAAAAGGTCTTGAATGTGACTCTAATAGGcttggttgtttttttctgttttcatggtcactttttttttaccatcatCCCAATGGCATAATCTAAAACAGGACaatttcaatcaatcaatcaatcaatcaatcaatcaatcaatcaatcaatcaaccaacctTAAGACGTCCCTTAAACCATTCAAAAGCAATAATCAAGAAACAGCAAACACATGATTGTGCTTCTTAGACTCTCTGCATGTACAATATTTCATAACATTCAGGACAGATGCTAGTCATTTCTGCATATCATTTTTTTGGCAGGTAATATTCATGgatctaaaatatttttaatgcaacTCATGTATGGTTTTGAAAACTAAAAATGCAccaagaaataaaaacttcacAAGCAAGAACTCTGTAATGATACTTGACCACTGAAGTAGTATGTTGACATTAGGATCACGCTTACAAATACCAGTATCGGTAATCATTACAAGCACTATATGTCTATTTTAAGATGTTTGGCAGGGGTAGACTCTAGAGAAATAGTCATAATCATGCAATATTACCACAGGATTAAACCTGTAATGCTCTGTTCTGTCTGCTTAATCCGTGCGTGTCGTAACTCTATTTGTTTCAGGTTGATATGCAATAACAAACAACACTGGCATACAAAGTTTTCTTCTACTAATTGTATTAAATCTTTCTGACTCAGCTATACCTCCAGGTCTGAGAAATCCTACGACAGCTTAATATCAGGCTCATGCTCCAGTACAGATTCAACAATAAAGGATGTCAGACCGCCATCTAGTGTTTATAATTAATCAGACAAGAcaaatttcttttattcataTAGCTATATTgtagaatatttaaaaatgacataattGATTGAACAGTGTTTATTGAAGGtctctgtttttgtctctcATCCCATCCTCATCCCATCCTCACACCTGATGCCCTTCTGGATCCAGTGTGTCTTTGCTTTGTTTAAAATTTTGCTTGACTTTCTCTGACAGATCCAGGCTGCATGGGAAGAGTGTCCTTCTCAAGTTTGAGCATTTGAGGTACCATTCCCTTTTTgggctttctgtttttttgtgggggttttttgcagaaaaaataaacagttttagCAAAGATTCTCTATAACAATACTTCATAAttgttgtataaattaaatgactgaaaaataacataaataaataaattttaaaaaaaagctcagcGGTGGATCTGAGGTTATTTGGCCTTATTTTCCATGGAGTCTTCAAACCTACCAGCGACCCTGTGCATCCTGACTCTTTTACTAAATTATGCTTTATAAATGCTGAAACATTAGCAAGTAGTCCCATGCATAATGAGGGGGCAGTCACAAGAGCCTTAACTTCACTGTTATTGAATTCCACTGCTTAACTGATTATTGAGATTATTgatcagtttattattattaactgatTATTGAGATTAATGAGATTATTGTTAGATGCCACCTCCAGAACAATTTTGAAAGGTTATGCTAACATTCAAATAAGCCTCATGGCCTAGCCAAAGGGAGTTGGTGGTGCTAGAGTTATTTATGTGACTGTggatttagctagctagcttttttGCATGCAATATGATCATTATGAGTAAATTTCCTAAACTTGACATGCTCTGTATGAAGGAAAAGTCTAAGCTGTTCAGGCTTATAATATGAATAAGCTCCTGTATTATGAGGTTTTACCTCATTTTCATTCTGGATTAGACTGTAGATCGTGTAatacttataaataaaaaaaatccccggCACATCAATActtattagtttgtttgtaaTATGTATAAGCTACCTTTGCAGATTTTTGGAGAGAAGTTGTCGCTTGGATATAACAGagttgcctgtgtgtgtttggcgtTCCATTAACCCCAGTTCTCCAGGCTTGAAGCGAGAAGGAGTAACCTTCGGGGCCGCTACACCTGACCTTCagcagtaaacaaacaaaatataagaaatattgcATAGATGACATCACCCTTATAACATCTCTCAGTTTTAAACTATAAGACATTAATCCAAAACCATTAGACTTAAAATATTGTGTGGCCTTCATTTTGTAATGTAAGACCTTTCTTCCAATGCAAGAAAATGTGTAGGATATAAGCTTTGATGCAATATGTGACACACTACTGCAGCAgggtccaatcttatccggaaagggccagtgtgggtgcaggttttcattccaaccaagcagaagccacgccagagtctactaaaagccaagaacaacttctgcttggttggaatgacaacctgcacccacaccagccctttgtggataacATTGGACACCGCAGGACACTGTGTTTGTTGGTTTCTTGGGTCTTACAGTagcttgcaaaagtattcagcCCTCCTGTGGTTGTTTCAGATTTGTCTgagaaataaattataaatacacagattttTTCATGCCAGTATTTTTGTTGCAAAATCATGTGCTCTCTTCAAAGACAAAATTAATAATTGGGTGGCAAGTATTTCAGAGAAAAAACAATGAACCTATGAACATAAGTATTCAACTCCCTGTGTTCCAAACACACCAGAGGAAAGATATTGGAATTATAATCGGCCTTCACTTATGAAATATAACCCTGCACCCATTTTTGGGACAAAAACACCTCAGTTGAACTGTCATTGAAGAGACAGGATGGAAAATGAAGACTAAGATGCTTATAGCTTAGCAATTGCTCAAGCATATCCATGTTAAAGCctgagagtgagtaagtgaagaTTTTTGGTTTTTGGTGTGATGACACCTATATCAAAACAAGCTTCAAAGTGCTATGTGTGATGCAAGCTtaaagtctggttcctctcaaggtttcaaATGTCCATTGCCTTAGgcattacacatacacattttaatttaaaaatgtgtaatttctatttgatttaaaagagatttaaaaataaaatttatttgaaatgaacCAGCACAATGCATAGCACCATGCCTACAGTGAAatatggtggtggcagcatcatgttgtggagAGGCTTTTTATCACAATTGAAGGGACAGtggataaagaaaaatataggaCAAATGTTACAAGAAAACCcgcttaaaagaaaaaaaatgtttggcaGAACTTTTCAGCAGGAAATTAGCCCCAAGCAACAAATCAAGGCAATGCAGGAGTGGTTAGAAACAAAAAAGGTGAATGTTCTACAGTGGCCAAGGAACCTGGAGCAAATCTGCCAGGAAGGATGGGTAAAATTACTTGGCAAACGGTGTGCAAAGCTGTTATTAACCTACCAGCCACCTACACAATAGACTGATTTACATCAGCAAAAGCTTTTTGTTTTACAGCATAAACTAGGAACTGACTACTTACTGAAACAGCATTTCTGCAGGTGTTTTTACtgacaaataatatattttgtctttaaatttttctttatatgcttttgcaattaaaaaaaatactgattgAACAATCTGTTTAGGTGTTGTTTGTAATCCAGATGAATCTGATTTCAATTTTAATGATGttaaatacttttgcaaggtaTAGTTTAGCCTATCCACCTCTCCATGCCTGCTGCTGTTTTAAATTCATTAGAGTCTTCTGTCACAGGGATGAAGTGGGTCAGAGTAGTGCCTTTGCTAATGGCTGCAGCACTGTCCAACACAGCCAGCAGCTTCTGCATCATCTGATTTCTCTGGGCAAGGGTCTGCACTTCTGTGTCCTCTTCTTTAGGCACCTCCTGTTTACAGCCAAATGAAGTTCAGAGTATTTTCATAAAATCAATTTCATTAATTCATGACTGCCTGATAATTTACATTACTTCCTTTAAAGCTGCAGCTGCCTCTTGCAGGACTGTCTCAACCTGCCCTCGCCGTGTCTTCTCAGCCTGAAGCTCTGTTTTCAGTCTCGCAGCCTCAGCTTGTTTTTGGTTGAGATCATTCACAGCTGATTCATGCTCCTGTCTGAGACAGTGGTCAAGCCAATCTTCAGATATGACAATTACAACCAGTGGTCATTAGGATGTGTAAATGAGAATGATATTATATCTCAGAGGTTTTCAAAAATGTTTCGCGGGTCAGTCTACCTACTAGCCTTCTTCTAGGTGTTGGGAGGAAACCAATCATAACCATACCTTATAAAAACCAACTGAACCCTAATGCTGTAAGGGAGCAATTATACCCAATATGCTACAATGCCATAATCTTAACAGAAAAATTGTAAAGCATTTCAAAATTCaacaaaacagaataaattatacagaattatttaaaaaataataataatatctgtagATATTATTATCATCAAACCTGAGGACATCATGTTCTTTCTGTAGAATGGAGTGATTGTTCAACAACTTTTGGTGCTCTTGTTTATGCCTGGCATATTCTTCAAGTTCAGCACTCATTTGCCTGCACTTCACTGTCAGCTGCTGCACCACCTTccagaacaaaataaaacatatttttgttcattttaatgttgCCCACGTTCAGCAATATCAGCACTATTGACAGCCCCTCCAAAGACATGgcccaaaacacacaccatagaCTAGAACATGGTGTAATGctaatgtaatgtgatgtaatgtaatgctAGGCCAAAAATGGAAGCTTTCTAAATTTATGCgtatcatattaaaaaaaaatgtctcatGTTCCTGATTGGCTGGAGGTTGCAGGTCCATTCATTTCTCTTGTGTGCTACATTAGGTTTTCCTCTGTGTAGGGATTTTATTGACAGCTACCAGAACGTGAGGAAAGTTCTCTGACCATACTTTAAAAACtttgtaatgtgtttttgtCAACCTTTTGATTTGAAAGACTTTTCCTGGTCATTTCATTCAGTAACGGCTCCATGatctctatttctcttttaaGTTGTTTCTCTCTGGCCATCAGAGCATCATTCTCCACCATCAGCTCTTTGCTCCTGTCT encodes:
- the cfap157 gene encoding cilia- and flagella-associated protein 157 isoform X9: MPPKKDGKQNTDKKNTLGEKTIPDEALSEGGKEFYLAQIRDLEDRLEKYQHKCDELEVRQKDFSTNYDNIVREKKDIVLYLKRTLSQKEDKLTDVLEKLQDLQAVKDAEKESYDKQLSMLRSEFQETKDKLTSENMVLAGKLASLEDFQVQKDELMFQLESLKEQLVQQKQEHQTVLYNLEKKAVLDNYRLKKEMQQHVAAVATEFRKVSDKKMPETTKRAIHENILVTTQLRQISDRSKELMVENDALMAREKQLKREIEIMEPLLNEMTRKSLSNQKVVQQLTVKCRQMSAELEEYARHKQEHQKLLNNHSILQKEHDVLRQEHESAVNDLNQKQAEAARLKTELQAEKTRRGQVETVLQEAAAALKEEVPKEEDTEVQTLAQRNQMMQKLLAVLDSAAAISKGTTLTQKAFADVNQSIVSGVAAPKVTPSRFKPGELGLMERQTHTGNSVISKRQLLSKNLQRKPKKGMVPQMLKLEKDTLPMQPGSVRESQAKF
- the cfap157 gene encoding cilia- and flagella-associated protein 157 isoform X1; the encoded protein is MMMESSDCSPESLANDDRYVMTKHAAVYPSAEELEAVQSLVSVVEGGLKYVSDWLINSSKANAFLPNESAEPNPKSGGPLVGIMRVGSVAKGLLIKGLMDLELVLLCREKPTENLLLTICTNLPLQMKKLSEDKHTVQPCIPEAAILVFKCSRPDLPLRVILTSMQMKNQELEKNQVENTKVKDPSDLLDQQRCLLALASLRHAKWFQVRVSGKRSCLIVLRILRDICNTRPVWAPLKGWPVELICEKAFATSYRPLGPSETLRRVLECISSGIFLPGGPGLHDPCEKEEVDTLSAMTNDQAGLLTFTAQHALRLLAFGQIHRFLEVDPLPTAKLAPKLPDGEAGTSQKRLQVDVTADEPKCKKIVSGTAAGLLTSDGKSDCKGKVETLCKSSGNKATHGSSSTKVKVQGPVLTARGKNPVMELNEKRRGLSYNLITENGENQQQRFIIEVEVDGLRFRGCGPNKRVAKANAALAAIERLFSAHNANSNKRKRPYTKVNSSAVNGLTRGKRSITMPRPLLPIFPPAPAYFTPGFTPYGYGPVVPPPHGDWIDVLAKFRWAFFLSSEKTCILPPWPISQTDEEYRR
- the cfap157 gene encoding cilia- and flagella-associated protein 157 isoform X8, whose protein sequence is MPPKKDGKQNTDKKNTLGEKTIPDEALSEGGKEFYLAQIRDLEDRLEKYQHKCDELEVRQKDFSTNYDNIVREKKDIVLYLKRTLSQKEDKLTDVLEKLQDLQAVKDAEKESYDKQLSMLRSEFQETKDKLTSENMVLAGKLASLEDFQVQKDELMFQLESLKEQLVQQKQEHQTVLYNLEKKAVLDNYRLKKEMQQHVAAVATEFRKVSDKKMPETTKRAIHENILVTTQLRQISDRSKELMVENDALMAREKQLKREIEIMEPLLNEMTRKSLSNQKVVQQLTVKCRQMSAELEEYARHKQEHQKLLNNHSILQKEHDVLRQEHESAVNDLNQKQAEAARLKTELQAEKTRRGQVETVLQEAAAALKEVPKEEDTEVQTLAQRNQMMQKLLAVLDSAAAISKGTTLTHFIPVTEDSNEFKTAAGMERSGVAAPKVTPSRFKPGELGLMERQTHTGNSVISKRQLLSKNLQRKPKKGMVPQMLKLEKDTLPMQPGSVRESQAKF
- the cfap157 gene encoding cilia- and flagella-associated protein 157 isoform X3, whose translation is MMMESSDCSPESLANDDRYVMTKHAAVYPSAEELEAVQSLVSVVEGGLKYVSDWLINSSKANAFLPNESAEPNPKSGGPLVGIMRVGSVAKGLLIKGLMDLELVLLCREKPTENLLLTICTNLPLQMKKLSEDKHTVQPCIPEAAILVFKCSRPDLPLRVILTSMQMKNQELEKNQVENTKVKDPSDLLDQQRCLLALASLRHAKWFQVRVSGKRSCLIVLRILRDICNTRPVWAPLKGWPVELICEKAFATSYRPLGPSETLRRVLECISSGIFLPGGPGLHDPCEKEEVDTLSAMTNDQAGLLTFTAQHALRLLAFGQIHRFLEVDPLPTAKLAPKLPDGEAGTSQKRLQVDVTADEPKCKKIGTAAGLLTSDGKSDCKGKVETLCKSSGNKATHGSSSTKVKVQGPVLTARGKNPVMELNEKRRGLSYNLITENGENQQQRFIIEVEVDGLRFRGCGPNKRVAKANAALAAIERLFSAHNANSNKRKRPYTKVNSSAVNGLTRGKRSITMPRPLLPIFPPAPAYFTPGFTPYGYGPVVPPPHGDWIDVLAKFRWAFFLSSEKTCILPPWPISQTDEEYRR
- the cfap157 gene encoding cilia- and flagella-associated protein 157 isoform X7, translating into MPPKKDGKQNTDKKNTLGEKTIPDEALSEGGKEFYLAQIRDLEDRLEKYQHKCDELEVRQKDFSTNYDNIVREKKDIVLYLKRTLSQKEDKLTDVLEKLQDLQAVKDAEKESYDKQLSMLRSEFQETKDKLTSENMVLAGKLASLEDFQVQKDELMFQLESLKEQLVQQKQEHQTVLYNLEKKAVLDNYRLKKEMQQHVAAVATEFRKVSDKKMPETTKRAIHENILVTTQLRQISDRSKELMVENDALMAREKQLKREIEIMEPLLNEMTRKSLSNQKVVQQLTVKCRQMSAELEEYARHKQEHQKLLNNHSILQKEHDVLRQEHESAVNDLNQKQAEAARLKTELQAEKTRRGQVETVLQEAAAALKEEVPKEEDTEVQTLAQRNQMMQKLLAVLDSAAAISKGTTLTHFIPVTEDSNEFKTAAGMERSGVAAPKVTPSRFKPGELGLMERQTHTGNSVISKRQLLSKNLQRKPKKGMVPQMLKLEKDTLPMQPGSVRESQAKF